In Humulus lupulus chromosome 7, drHumLupu1.1, whole genome shotgun sequence, the following are encoded in one genomic region:
- the LOC133791357 gene encoding uncharacterized protein LOC133791357, producing MDTHHKSGTGWVTETAKNTWEELRAYRDTQQTQTTDTESSTPVSSAPEDEDISLVQTIFGKRWGHQKGYGRILNIRDRTPFDFRPSQTRDEEMSEMRERLRQLEEHVRTHCITPGSQCAPPPPDDPDVGAPTQ from the exons acagagacagccaaaaatacttgg gaggaattgcgtgcatatcgcgacacacagcagacacagacaactgatactgagagttccacaccagtttcgagtgcgcctgaagatgaagacatatctttggtacaaactatCTTCGGAAAACGAtggggccaccagaaaggatatggacgtatccttaacataagggaccgaactccatttgattttcgtccttcacaaactagagatgaagagatgtctgagatgagagagcgtcttcgacagttagaggagcatgtccggactcattgtatcaccccgggatctcaatgtgccccaccaccacccgatgatcccgatgttggagcacccACTCAGTAG